The Enterococcus sp. 7F3_DIV0205 genome has a window encoding:
- a CDS encoding FAD-dependent oxidoreductase, with product MRVVIIGGVAGGMSAATRLRRLSEEIEIIVLEKGPYVSFANCGLPYYVSGEISERSELILQTPEQLKKRFNIDVYPETEAIKIDRINKTVLTNANGKENTFSYDKLILSPGAQPVIPTIEGLDEATNVYTLRNVPDVDKIVATVKNEQPKQAVVIGAGFIGLEMAENLSHLGIDVTIVEAAPQILPPLDEEMAAFVEKELKAKGITVYTGAGATAFKEAGQTIELSSGETISSDFTVLSIGVKPSSDLAVAADLNTGLRGGIIVDETYQTNDPDIYAVGDAIVVKQQITAEDALISLASPANRQGRQVADVITGVARKNQGSIGTAIVRVFDLAAASTGLSERQLRNSNLEYKAVHTTSKSHAGYFPGSQPIVMKLLFHPVTGKIYGAQAIGQDGVDKRIDIIATAIKAGMTVMDLPELEFTYAPPFGSAKDPVNMIGYAATNIVEGFSDNIQYYELKEALANGAFLLDVRNPGELKNNGSLSQAKNIPLDELREHLADLPADKEIIVSCQSGQRSYLAERILKNNGFNVKNLDGAFQIYSAIYPQEVIK from the coding sequence ATGCGTGTAGTGATTATTGGTGGTGTAGCAGGTGGCATGTCAGCCGCAACCAGATTAAGAAGACTATCAGAAGAAATCGAGATTATCGTTTTAGAAAAAGGACCCTATGTTTCATTTGCAAACTGCGGATTACCCTATTATGTATCAGGAGAAATCAGTGAACGCTCAGAACTGATTTTGCAAACACCAGAACAATTGAAGAAAAGATTCAATATTGATGTTTATCCAGAAACAGAAGCAATTAAAATCGATCGAATAAATAAAACAGTTTTAACGAATGCAAACGGTAAAGAGAACACGTTCAGTTATGATAAACTGATTCTTTCACCGGGGGCACAACCAGTGATACCAACAATTGAAGGACTGGATGAAGCAACAAATGTTTATACCCTAAGAAACGTCCCCGATGTCGATAAGATCGTAGCGACTGTTAAAAATGAACAACCCAAACAAGCCGTTGTGATTGGTGCAGGCTTCATCGGCTTAGAGATGGCGGAGAATTTAAGTCACCTAGGTATCGATGTTACGATCGTAGAAGCAGCTCCACAAATTTTACCGCCTTTAGATGAGGAAATGGCTGCCTTTGTTGAAAAAGAATTAAAGGCAAAAGGAATTACTGTCTATACCGGAGCTGGGGCAACAGCTTTTAAAGAGGCTGGTCAAACAATCGAGTTAAGCTCAGGTGAAACAATTTCAAGTGATTTCACAGTGCTATCGATCGGTGTTAAACCTTCAAGTGATTTAGCTGTTGCAGCGGATTTGAATACAGGCTTACGTGGGGGGATTATTGTAGATGAAACCTATCAAACCAATGATCCAGATATTTATGCTGTTGGCGATGCAATCGTTGTGAAACAACAAATCACAGCAGAAGATGCGTTGATTTCACTTGCGTCACCAGCTAATCGCCAAGGGCGCCAAGTAGCAGACGTGATCACAGGCGTTGCTCGGAAAAACCAAGGAAGCATTGGGACGGCAATCGTTCGAGTGTTTGATCTTGCTGCAGCAAGCACAGGATTAAGCGAGCGTCAATTACGCAACAGTAATCTAGAATATAAGGCTGTTCATACAACATCAAAAAGCCATGCAGGGTATTTTCCAGGAAGTCAGCCAATTGTGATGAAGTTACTTTTTCATCCTGTAACAGGTAAAATTTACGGAGCACAAGCGATTGGACAAGATGGTGTAGATAAGCGAATTGATATTATTGCGACTGCGATCAAAGCAGGAATGACCGTTATGGATCTGCCAGAGTTAGAATTTACGTATGCACCGCCATTTGGATCAGCGAAAGACCCTGTTAATATGATCGGTTATGCTGCAACCAATATTGTAGAAGGTTTCTCTGACAATATTCAATACTACGAATTAAAAGAAGCATTGGCGAACGGAGCCTTTTTATTAGATGTGAGAAATCCAGGAGAGTTGAAGAACAATGGTTCATTATCTCAAGCTAAAAATATTCCATTGGACGAATTAAGAGAGCATTTAGCGGATCTGCCAGCGGATAAAGAAATCATTGTTAGTTGTCAAAGTGGACAAAGAAGTTATTTAGCTGAACGTATTTTAAAGAATAATGGTTTCAATGTTAAAAATTTAGATGGAGCATTTCAAATATATAGTGCAATTTACCCTCAGGAGGTTATTAAATAA
- a CDS encoding rhodanese-like domain-containing protein, whose translation MYKSIMIDEFEQLEKRNELAIIDVREEDEYVSGHIKGAKSMPLSMLQETAESLDKSQHYYIICHAGGRSQMASEYFASLGYDVTNVMGGMSAWRGEVVDGL comes from the coding sequence ATGTATAAATCAATCATGATCGATGAATTTGAGCAATTAGAGAAAAGAAATGAACTAGCTATCATAGATGTGCGTGAAGAAGATGAATACGTTTCAGGACACATCAAAGGCGCAAAAAGTATGCCACTGAGCATGCTACAAGAGACGGCAGAATCGTTGGATAAAAGCCAACATTACTATATTATCTGTCATGCTGGTGGTCGTTCACAAATGGCAAGTGAATATTTTGCTTCATTAGGGTATGATGTTACTAATGTGATGGGCGGTATGTCTGCCTGGAGAGGAGAAGTTGTGGATGGCTTGTGA
- a CDS encoding metal-sensitive transcriptional regulator, whose amino-acid sequence MACDPKLANRLKRSEGQIRGILKMMDEGKDCREVVTQLMAVRSSIDKVIGLVVTENLKQCMEDENIDLAGEDMAKALEMIVKTR is encoded by the coding sequence ATGGCTTGTGATCCTAAACTAGCGAACCGCTTAAAACGTTCAGAAGGACAAATTCGCGGGATTTTAAAAATGATGGATGAAGGAAAAGATTGCCGAGAAGTTGTAACCCAATTGATGGCAGTTCGTTCAAGTATCGACAAAGTTATTGGACTTGTCGTAACTGAAAATCTAAAGCAGTGTATGGAAGATGAAAATATCGATCTGGCTGGCGAGGATATGGCGAAAGCGCTAGAAATGATCGTAAAAACGAGATAA
- a CDS encoding Crp/Fnr family transcriptional regulator, which yields MKDTLIIDEYEKTENIYYVVEGVICVEILNDGKRYISSFIFQNDFFGLDSFSTFKQKEHSIRVISEHATIFCLSKERLLHSLNEEPLFYELLLSNFSDIFQRHYGYFNFLHLPTTERIKHALTYLSDHIGILTENEQLELPKFITQEVLSKFCRTSQSRVSISLGELEKEGWLLKKKVPITLK from the coding sequence GTGAAAGACACTTTAATCATCGATGAGTATGAAAAAACTGAAAATATCTATTATGTTGTCGAAGGTGTTATTTGTGTTGAAATTCTTAATGATGGCAAACGTTATATTTCTTCTTTTATTTTTCAAAATGATTTTTTTGGCTTGGATAGTTTTTCTACTTTTAAACAAAAAGAACACAGCATTCGAGTGATTAGCGAACACGCTACGATTTTTTGCTTATCAAAAGAACGGCTTCTCCATTCATTAAATGAAGAACCGCTCTTTTATGAATTACTCCTATCTAATTTTTCTGATATCTTCCAACGGCATTATGGTTATTTCAATTTTCTTCATTTACCAACTACAGAACGAATTAAACATGCACTGACCTATTTGAGTGATCATATTGGTATCTTAACTGAGAACGAACAACTAGAATTACCAAAATTTATTACACAAGAAGTGTTATCAAAATTCTGCCGTACATCACAATCTAGAGTGTCAATTTCTTTAGGCGAACTGGAAAAAGAAGGCTGGTTATTAAAAAAGAAAGTTCCAATTACTTTAAAATAA
- a CDS encoding GntR family transcriptional regulator, with product MNYDGNRPIYQQIIEQVEHWIASNQWQPNEKVPSVRQLAEDLDVNPTTVQRAYSVLEQEEILISQRGIGKFVTEKIDKITELRLRLIEAHIEAFITQLQKLDLTQNEREHIIERIVRSANE from the coding sequence GTGAATTATGACGGGAATAGACCCATCTACCAACAAATTATCGAGCAGGTCGAACATTGGATTGCTAGTAATCAATGGCAACCAAATGAAAAAGTACCATCTGTCAGACAATTGGCAGAAGATTTAGATGTAAACCCAACAACGGTTCAACGGGCTTACAGTGTTTTAGAACAAGAAGAAATTTTGATTAGTCAGAGAGGGATTGGAAAATTCGTGACAGAAAAAATAGATAAGATAACAGAGTTACGTTTGCGATTGATTGAAGCACATATAGAAGCTTTTATCACTCAATTACAAAAACTTGATTTAACACAGAATGAAAGGGAGCACATCATTGAACGGATTGTGAGGAGTGCAAATGAATAA
- a CDS encoding ATP-binding cassette domain-containing protein: MNKLQAKNIGKRYQTNSFQELSFTLNEGQILGILGKNGTGKTTLLDCISGQKQISTGMILYNDQPQTSTVFKTSIAYASTINYFEDSQTIRQVLIEYTLLFPGFQLEKAVEQLEIWHISAKQKWQELSEGSKVKVKIACEYAKATSIFLLDEPFAYLDYSSRIQVKKMLRKASGENKIILVSTNFIEEMDTLFTDVLFMNPNRYCEVINLEDLRERKGLSLKEIYEEEANDTFI; encoded by the coding sequence ATGAATAAACTACAAGCAAAAAATATTGGCAAACGATATCAAACAAATAGTTTTCAAGAGTTGTCTTTTACCTTGAATGAAGGGCAAATTCTCGGCATTCTCGGAAAAAACGGTACAGGGAAAACAACGCTATTAGACTGTATTTCTGGACAAAAACAAATCAGCACAGGGATGATCCTATATAATGACCAGCCACAAACTAGTACTGTATTTAAAACGAGCATAGCTTATGCTTCAACGATAAACTATTTTGAAGATTCGCAAACGATTAGACAAGTATTGATTGAATATACGTTGTTGTTTCCAGGTTTTCAGTTAGAAAAAGCCGTGGAGCAGTTGGAAATCTGGCATATCTCAGCGAAACAAAAATGGCAGGAACTCTCAGAAGGCAGTAAAGTCAAAGTAAAGATTGCGTGTGAATATGCTAAAGCAACAAGCATTTTTCTATTGGACGAACCCTTTGCCTATTTAGATTATTCCTCCCGAATACAAGTGAAAAAAATGTTAAGGAAAGCTAGTGGTGAAAACAAGATAATTTTAGTTTCGACTAATTTTATTGAAGAGATGGATACTTTATTTACAGATGTATTGTTTATGAATCCCAATCGCTATTGCGAAGTAATTAATTTGGAAGATCTGAGGGAACGAAAAGGTCTGTCCCTAAAAGAAATCTATGAGGAGGAAGCCAATGATACGTTTATTTAA
- a CDS encoding ATP-binding cassette domain-containing protein translates to MYQLKKVSKSFTIDNKKEPVLHDITTTFKAGDFALILGASGSGKTTLLNIISGLDTDYEGDILYEGQNLKTENMDDFHKNEIGFVFQSFNLVSHLSVLENVKSALYLDKTLSPSERTDRAIQLLTKVGLANHAHKYPSQLSGGQKQRVAIARALANDPKVIIADEPTGALDSVTAASIIALLKQLSHEGTLVITVTHDESLMSYATKILRVKDGRILSDDRIKEPNSSKNQLQKKVSSRVSLSLDATLQLVSKNFFSRILRNLLVAFGTSIGITAILLALGIGNGITGVLGDFFQTAYSPNQITSYYQDPERGGPPRPSELLKNEEIKKLKEFYASEGLTEVYERANLTGIRFKYEDQLIEKLAPSQMDEANLNKERYKTNTVEEGYLLAGTFITADKPGIVLPASGAREIVGLKNSELTEENVKHLISKPITLVYQGREQGMADTPIEIETVITGITSPEEEGFVQGFMASSQTFDEMVKCIGIEKPIYTVDAFAENPETAEAFIEKYKDDPKYENYAITNASSFLDTFKQFTDIIVYLLAFIAGLSLIVAGVMIAVVLYIGVVERTKEIGVLRSIGYKKGYIKRLFRMEAIYIMLLSNGISVVFAYLIQFIANPLIESNIGFNQVIQIAPLNALATLTITGILGVIFALYPAAKAAKLDPITALRYE, encoded by the coding sequence ATGTATCAGCTGAAAAAAGTATCGAAAAGTTTTACGATCGATAATAAAAAAGAACCTGTCTTACATGACATAACAACTACATTTAAAGCTGGCGATTTTGCTTTGATATTAGGTGCAAGCGGTAGTGGCAAGACGACCTTGTTAAATATTATTAGTGGGTTGGATACGGATTACGAGGGAGACATTCTTTATGAAGGGCAAAATTTGAAAACAGAAAATATGGATGATTTCCATAAAAATGAAATCGGTTTTGTTTTTCAAAGCTTTAATCTAGTTTCACATTTATCGGTACTTGAAAATGTCAAAAGCGCTCTTTATTTAGATAAAACACTAAGTCCCTCTGAGCGTACAGATCGAGCAATTCAACTTTTGACCAAAGTTGGATTAGCCAATCATGCGCATAAGTACCCTAGTCAACTTTCAGGAGGACAAAAGCAGCGTGTAGCAATCGCTAGAGCCCTTGCCAATGATCCTAAAGTGATCATTGCAGATGAACCAACAGGAGCTCTTGATTCAGTCACAGCAGCTTCAATTATTGCGTTATTAAAACAATTGAGCCATGAAGGAACATTAGTGATTACAGTGACTCATGATGAAAGTTTAATGAGCTATGCAACTAAAATTTTAAGGGTCAAAGATGGTCGTATCTTAAGTGACGATCGCATCAAAGAACCGAATAGTAGTAAAAATCAGTTGCAAAAAAAAGTTTCATCAAGAGTTTCACTCTCTTTAGATGCTACCTTACAGCTTGTGAGTAAAAACTTTTTTAGTCGGATTTTGAGAAATTTGTTAGTTGCTTTTGGAACATCAATTGGTATTACAGCCATTTTGTTGGCCTTAGGTATTGGCAATGGAATTACAGGAGTGCTGGGGGATTTTTTTCAAACAGCCTATTCTCCAAACCAAATCACCTCGTACTATCAAGATCCTGAGCGTGGCGGACCGCCGAGACCGTCAGAATTATTGAAAAATGAAGAAATCAAAAAACTGAAAGAATTCTATGCAAGTGAAGGACTTACAGAAGTTTACGAGAGAGCCAATCTTACGGGCATTCGTTTTAAATATGAAGATCAATTGATCGAAAAACTAGCACCAAGTCAAATGGATGAAGCAAATTTAAATAAAGAAAGATACAAAACAAATACGGTGGAAGAGGGTTATCTATTAGCAGGGACGTTTATCACAGCGGATAAACCTGGAATCGTTTTGCCTGCTTCTGGGGCACGAGAAATAGTCGGATTGAAAAATTCAGAGTTAACTGAAGAAAATGTAAAACACTTGATCTCAAAACCAATCACTTTGGTTTATCAAGGAAGAGAACAAGGAATGGCGGATACTCCGATAGAAATTGAGACCGTGATTACAGGAATTACTTCACCAGAAGAAGAAGGCTTTGTTCAAGGCTTTATGGCATCTAGCCAAACGTTTGATGAAATGGTCAAATGTATTGGTATCGAAAAACCAATTTATACGGTCGATGCATTTGCAGAAAATCCTGAAACCGCAGAAGCTTTTATTGAAAAATACAAAGACGATCCCAAATATGAAAATTATGCAATTACGAATGCCTCTTCATTCTTGGATACGTTCAAACAATTTACGGATATTATTGTTTACTTATTAGCCTTTATTGCTGGACTTTCTCTGATCGTTGCAGGTGTGATGATTGCAGTTGTTTTATATATCGGAGTGGTGGAAAGAACCAAAGAAATTGGTGTTTTACGCTCTATTGGTTATAAAAAAGGATATATCAAACGGTTATTCAGGATGGAAGCAATCTATATTATGCTCTTATCTAACGGTATCTCAGTCGTTTTTGCTTACCTAATCCAATTTATAGCAAATCCATTGATTGAATCCAATATAGGCTTTAACCAAGTTATTCAAATCGCCCCCCTTAATGCATTAGCTACATTAACTATTACTGGAATCTTAGGCGTGATTTTCGCTTTGTATCCAGCGGCAAAAGCAGCAAAATTAGATCCAATAACAGCTCTACGCTATGAATAA
- a CDS encoding alpha/beta fold hydrolase → MKNNNEFPTPTLIAVNGVELEVFEAGQQNLGRPIVLCHGWPEHAYSWRHQVSPLVEAGYHVIIPNQRGYGKSSCPKEVTAYDIEHLTGDLVALLDHYEYKDAIFMGHDWGASVVWSMALLHPERVRKMINICLPYQIRGEKPWLDFMEEVFGDDYYFVHFNKQPGVADAILDENASQFLHNLYRKNVPAQGLGDGMEMINLAKATKPLGEAVMSDEDLSVYISSFNKTGFTPSINWYRNLNRNWHLLADVSPIIHQPTLMVYGEKDSIPPLPNIKDFVPNIDVKSLNTGHWIQEERPAELNQMILEWLE, encoded by the coding sequence ATGAAAAATAATAATGAATTTCCAACACCAACACTTATCGCAGTGAATGGAGTAGAGCTAGAGGTTTTTGAAGCTGGTCAACAAAATTTGGGACGACCTATCGTTCTCTGCCACGGATGGCCGGAGCATGCCTATTCTTGGAGACATCAAGTGAGTCCTCTTGTAGAAGCAGGTTATCACGTAATTATTCCGAATCAACGAGGGTATGGGAAATCTTCTTGTCCAAAAGAAGTCACAGCATATGATATTGAACATCTAACAGGTGATCTTGTAGCCTTATTGGATCATTATGAATACAAAGATGCTATTTTTATGGGGCATGATTGGGGGGCAAGTGTTGTTTGGAGCATGGCTTTATTGCATCCAGAGCGTGTTCGTAAAATGATTAACATATGTTTGCCTTACCAAATTCGAGGTGAGAAACCTTGGCTTGATTTTATGGAAGAAGTGTTTGGTGATGATTACTATTTTGTTCATTTTAACAAACAACCAGGTGTTGCAGATGCAATATTAGACGAAAATGCCTCACAATTTCTTCATAACTTATATCGAAAGAATGTTCCAGCACAAGGTCTTGGTGATGGAATGGAAATGATTAATCTAGCCAAAGCAACCAAGCCTTTAGGTGAAGCTGTTATGAGTGATGAGGATCTTTCGGTTTATATCTCAAGTTTCAATAAGACAGGTTTCACTCCAAGCATCAATTGGTACAGAAACCTAAATCGCAATTGGCATTTATTAGCGGATGTCTCTCCAATTATTCATCAGCCAACATTGATGGTTTACGGCGAGAAAGATAGTATCCCGCCACTTCCAAACATAAAAGATTTTGTCCCTAATATAGACGTTAAGAGTTTAAACACTGGTCATTGGATCCAAGAAGAAAGACCTGCTGAGCTTAATCAAATGATTTTGGAATGGCTGGAATAA